A stretch of the Asticcacaulis sp. ZE23SCel15 genome encodes the following:
- a CDS encoding penicillin-binding protein 2: MKYSIPFVPSSGGFQWVADSVWKVEHAFERAHVEGQTQENTAQRIFFILALIACMFAVLMIFAVKAALFSGVDGVSGAPVSPGARSELVDRNGALLAADGENFILYVDPTDMMASDRPLVKRALIQLLPDVSLETIDKALRGDGRARVAGWLKPSDRARILNYGLPGLIFEPVRVRTYPLGITGASYIGATERGGKGVAGAERALNDDIDLSIAAHGGVPVELAMDLRVQGALENELRAAAVDQQAQAAIGIVTNVRTGEILGMASWPEYDPNRAGSFSENEKKNRAAAAVYEMGSIFKVISVAIGLETGTASINSVFDARAPFKIGSRKISDYHAENRVMTLEDVFIHSSNIGVSQLAESVGIDTMTKFYDNLGLFRAADTELYESARPIIAKKWTASTLASTSFGHAMSISPLAYAQAFGAVANGGYLRPLTVRKHQPGQVLDGARVFSANTSRQMLDLMRINGIRGTGTRANAPGLRVGGKTGSAERVVDGRYLRSSLFSSYVAVFPTDGAIEDDRYMVLIMVDDPKGSKASSGLRTGGFVAAPVAGRVIDRIAPFVGVARKEDKFTQAEWDKAPVVAEVQSGAQSVPTPVAAVAPLPVSGGQ; encoded by the coding sequence ATGAAATATTCTATTCCGTTTGTCCCATCGTCTGGTGGCTTTCAGTGGGTGGCCGACAGCGTCTGGAAGGTCGAGCACGCCTTTGAGCGCGCCCATGTCGAAGGGCAGACCCAGGAAAATACCGCCCAGCGCATCTTTTTCATTCTGGCGCTCATCGCCTGCATGTTTGCAGTGCTGATGATTTTTGCTGTTAAGGCGGCGCTGTTTAGCGGCGTCGATGGGGTCTCTGGTGCGCCGGTGTCGCCGGGGGCGCGCTCTGAACTGGTCGATCGCAACGGCGCGCTGCTGGCCGCTGACGGCGAAAACTTCATTCTCTATGTCGATCCGACCGATATGATGGCGTCTGACCGGCCGCTGGTAAAGCGGGCGCTGATCCAGCTTTTGCCGGATGTGTCGCTGGAGACGATCGATAAGGCCCTGCGCGGCGATGGCCGGGCGCGGGTCGCGGGCTGGCTGAAACCTTCGGATCGGGCGCGTATTCTGAACTATGGCCTGCCGGGTCTGATTTTTGAGCCGGTGCGGGTACGCACCTATCCGCTGGGCATCACGGGTGCCAGCTATATCGGGGCGACGGAACGCGGCGGCAAGGGGGTCGCCGGTGCCGAACGTGCGCTCAATGACGACATTGACCTCAGCATCGCCGCGCACGGCGGGGTGCCCGTTGAACTGGCTATGGACCTGCGGGTGCAGGGCGCGCTGGAGAACGAACTACGCGCGGCAGCCGTCGATCAGCAGGCACAGGCCGCCATTGGCATCGTCACCAATGTGCGCACGGGTGAGATTTTGGGCATGGCAAGCTGGCCGGAATATGATCCGAACCGCGCCGGCAGCTTTTCCGAGAACGAAAAGAAGAACCGTGCGGCGGCGGCGGTCTATGAAATGGGGTCTATCTTTAAGGTGATTTCGGTGGCCATCGGGTTGGAGACAGGCACCGCCTCGATCAATTCAGTCTTTGATGCCCGCGCGCCGTTTAAGATCGGCAGCCGTAAGATTTCCGACTATCACGCTGAGAATCGCGTCATGACGCTGGAGGATGTGTTTATCCATTCCTCCAACATCGGGGTGTCGCAACTGGCCGAAAGTGTCGGCATCGATACCATGACCAAGTTCTATGATAATCTGGGCCTGTTCCGGGCGGCGGATACCGAACTTTATGAATCGGCCCGCCCGATCATTGCTAAAAAATGGACGGCCAGCACGCTGGCATCGACCTCTTTCGGTCATGCCATGTCGATTTCACCTCTCGCCTATGCTCAGGCCTTTGGGGCGGTGGCTAATGGCGGCTATTTGCGGCCGCTGACGGTGCGCAAACACCAGCCGGGTCAGGTGCTGGACGGGGCGCGGGTCTTTTCGGCCAATACCTCGCGCCAGATGCTGGATCTGATGCGCATCAACGGCATCCGCGGCACGGGTACGCGTGCCAATGCGCCGGGTCTTCGGGTCGGCGGCAAGACCGGCTCTGCGGAACGGGTGGTTGATGGCCGTTACCTGCGCTCCAGCCTGTTCTCCAGCTATGTGGCCGTGTTCCCAACCGATGGGGCCATTGAGGACGACCGCTACATGGTGCTGATCATGGTCGATGACCCCAAGGGCTCAAAAGCCTCATCCGGCCTGCGCACCGGCGGGTTTGTGGCGGCACCTGTTGCGGGCCGTGTCATTGACCGCATAGCACCGTTTGTCGGCGTGGCCCGCAAGGAAGATAAGTTTACTCAGGCGGAGTGGGACAAGGCTCCGGTCGTGGCCGAAGTCCAAAGCGGCGCTCAATCTGTTCCGACTCCGGTGGCCGCTGTAGCGCCCTTACCTGTATCGGGAGGTCAGTAA
- a CDS encoding UDP-N-acetylmuramoyl-L-alanyl-D-glutamate--2,6-diaminopimelate ligase, translating to MGKAGMKLSDILRRDLDHDPVVTGITADSRKVGEGVLFCALPGTKVDGREFIPQALAAGAAAILTPDDGAKSQLKTVVDNIDSLIKVADVRRAYALAAKTFYGTQPKTCVAITGTNGKTSVATFCRQMFAHMGRKSASMGTLGVVKQDGIVETAITAPGLTTPDAADVARYMSELAADGVTHMALEASSHGIDQRRLDGVTLTAAGFTNLTQDHLDYHATMDSYRQAKLRLFEQLLPRGRQAVLNANSEAYNAFAATAILSGANVMSVGERGQHLTLIQRDLIANGQVLHLDHFGKRYEVKLPLAGLFQASNALVAAGLCLAAGEAIDDVLASLTHLIGARGRLERVGTKPNGAEIYVDYAHTPDGLETVLKALRPHTKGRLLCVFGCGGDRDKTKRPIMGGIAQRLSDLSFVTDDNPRSEVAEVIRAEVIAGMTGTGAYQDIGDRRAAIFEAVSQLQTGDVLVVAGKGHEQGQIIKGDILPFDDAGVVLEALNQ from the coding sequence ATGGGTAAGGCCGGAATGAAGCTGTCCGACATCCTGCGCCGCGATCTGGACCACGATCCGGTCGTCACCGGCATCACCGCCGATAGCCGTAAGGTTGGCGAAGGCGTGCTGTTCTGTGCGTTGCCCGGCACCAAGGTTGATGGCCGTGAGTTTATCCCCCAGGCCCTCGCGGCGGGGGCGGCGGCGATTTTGACGCCGGATGATGGTGCAAAGTCTCAACTGAAAACTGTCGTTGATAATATCGACAGCCTGATTAAGGTCGCTGATGTGCGCCGCGCCTATGCTCTGGCGGCCAAGACATTCTACGGCACCCAGCCCAAAACCTGCGTCGCGATCACCGGCACCAACGGTAAGACATCGGTGGCCACATTCTGTCGGCAGATGTTTGCCCATATGGGCCGCAAATCGGCCAGCATGGGGACCCTCGGCGTTGTCAAGCAGGATGGCATAGTCGAGACCGCCATCACCGCACCGGGGCTTACGACGCCGGACGCCGCCGATGTGGCGCGCTATATGTCAGAGCTTGCCGCCGATGGTGTCACCCATATGGCGCTTGAGGCGTCATCGCATGGTATTGATCAGCGTAGGCTTGACGGCGTAACGCTTACAGCAGCCGGTTTCACCAACCTGACGCAGGATCACCTCGATTACCACGCCACGATGGACAGCTATCGTCAGGCGAAGTTGCGTTTGTTTGAGCAACTGCTGCCCCGTGGGCGGCAAGCCGTGTTGAACGCCAATTCAGAGGCCTATAACGCCTTTGCAGCGACCGCGATCCTGTCGGGTGCCAATGTGATGAGTGTGGGCGAACGTGGGCAACACCTGACCCTGATCCAGCGCGACCTGATCGCCAACGGTCAGGTTCTGCACCTTGATCATTTCGGCAAGCGTTATGAGGTCAAGCTGCCACTGGCTGGGCTGTTTCAGGCGTCGAACGCACTGGTGGCGGCGGGCTTATGTCTGGCCGCCGGTGAGGCGATTGACGATGTGCTGGCGTCGCTCACCCATCTTATTGGTGCGCGCGGGCGTCTTGAGCGGGTCGGCACGAAACCCAATGGCGCGGAAATCTATGTCGATTATGCCCACACCCCTGATGGGCTGGAAACGGTCTTAAAGGCCCTGCGCCCCCATACCAAAGGCCGGTTGTTGTGTGTGTTTGGTTGCGGCGGTGACCGCGACAAGACCAAGCGTCCGATCATGGGCGGTATTGCCCAGCGCCTGTCGGACCTGAGCTTTGTTACCGATGATAATCCGCGTTCCGAAGTGGCTGAGGTGATCCGGGCTGAGGTCATCGCGGGCATGACCGGCACCGGAGCCTATCAGGACATTGGTGATCGCCGTGCCGCCATTTTTGAGGCGGTCAGTCAGTTGCAAACCGGTGATGTGCTGGTGGTGGCCGGAAAAGGTCACGAGCAGGGCCAGATTATCAAGGGCGACATCTTGCCTTTCGATGACGCCGGTGTAGTGCTTGAGGCGCTTAATCAATAA
- the murF gene encoding UDP-N-acetylmuramoyl-tripeptide--D-alanyl-D-alanine ligase, translated as MTEVLWTAKEWAQAVGGRLVDATGALLSDSDAIALHASNVNFDSRAIEVGDVFLALKGVRDGHEFVASAYKAGAAFCVTERAIDGAVCCVVDDVQTALEVAAVYARDRAIGCKRGAVTGSVGKTSVTQMVMATLKRAGHAHSAIKSFNNHIGVPLTLVRMPRETERAVFEIGMNHADEITPLSKFVAPDAVIITTVGAVHTENFPDGELGIVKAKAEIFDGLQPGGCAILNADNKWFDDLKARAEGIGAKVASFGESVGADALLTGYDVISTPDGDYARVQAEIHGQSYDFKLYTTGKHQAVNAMSVLLMAEALGVDLKVAIAALEDFRPLAGRGSVRHVTVDGKAITVIDESYNANPISMTATIESLGARAISPGLRKIVVLTDMLELGPDEAAFHAGLLGVIEAQAIDKVYCAGPLMANLWQIVPPAMKGGYAATASELIAPLKADLQSGDVVMIKGSNGSKAGLIAASLV; from the coding sequence ATGACCGAAGTTTTATGGACGGCAAAGGAATGGGCGCAGGCCGTGGGCGGACGTCTGGTCGATGCGACGGGTGCGCTTTTAAGTGACAGCGACGCCATCGCGCTCCATGCCTCCAACGTCAATTTCGACAGCCGTGCCATTGAGGTCGGCGATGTATTTCTGGCCCTCAAAGGCGTGCGCGACGGCCATGAATTTGTGGCCTCGGCATACAAAGCGGGGGCTGCCTTTTGCGTAACCGAACGGGCCATAGACGGCGCGGTGTGTTGTGTGGTCGACGATGTGCAAACCGCGTTAGAGGTCGCTGCCGTCTATGCCCGCGACCGGGCCATTGGCTGCAAACGCGGGGCAGTGACCGGCAGCGTTGGTAAGACCTCGGTCACCCAGATGGTCATGGCGACGTTGAAGCGCGCAGGCCACGCCCATTCGGCCATCAAGAGCTTTAACAACCATATCGGCGTGCCCTTAACCCTGGTGCGGATGCCACGCGAGACTGAGCGGGCGGTGTTTGAAATCGGCATGAACCATGCTGATGAAATCACACCGTTGTCGAAATTCGTGGCCCCCGATGCGGTCATCATCACCACGGTCGGGGCGGTCCATACCGAAAACTTTCCTGACGGTGAACTGGGGATCGTCAAGGCCAAGGCCGAGATTTTTGACGGGCTGCAACCGGGTGGGTGCGCGATCCTCAATGCCGACAATAAGTGGTTCGATGACCTTAAGGCGCGGGCCGAGGGCATAGGGGCGAAGGTAGCCTCATTCGGCGAAAGCGTCGGGGCCGATGCCTTGCTGACCGGCTATGATGTTATAAGCACACCGGACGGCGACTATGCCCGCGTTCAGGCCGAAATCCACGGCCAAAGCTATGACTTCAAACTCTATACGACCGGAAAGCATCAGGCGGTCAACGCCATGTCGGTGCTGCTGATGGCCGAGGCTTTGGGGGTTGATCTGAAAGTCGCCATTGCCGCGTTGGAGGATTTTCGCCCACTGGCCGGACGCGGCAGCGTGCGCCATGTCACGGTGGACGGCAAGGCCATCACGGTCATCGACGAAAGCTATAATGCCAACCCGATCTCGATGACCGCGACCATCGAATCGCTGGGGGCGCGTGCTATTTCCCCCGGTCTGCGTAAAATCGTCGTCCTGACCGACATGCTGGAGCTTGGGCCGGATGAGGCTGCCTTCCATGCCGGACTTTTGGGTGTGATTGAGGCGCAAGCCATTGATAAGGTTTACTGCGCGGGGCCGCTGATGGCGAACCTGTGGCAGATAGTACCGCCCGCCATGAAAGGTGGCTATGCTGCCACGGCGTCCGAATTGATCGCGCCGTTAAAAGCGGACTTGCAAAGCGGTGATGTGGTCATGATAAAGGGCTCCAACGGCTCAAAAGCGGGGCTGATTGCCGCGTCTCTCGTATAA
- the mraY gene encoding phospho-N-acetylmuramoyl-pentapeptide-transferase, translating to MFYWLYEQYAGMANHIPLLNLLKYLTVRIALALATSWIVAVALGSRFIRWMRSKQGKGQPIREDGPAGHLLTKKGTPTMGGLMILAGILVATLLWADLSNPAVWVVLGVTLAFGGLGFIDDYAKVTKQSSAGLSSIQKLIAQTVVAVIAVWVLVAFGPQSPTSPELHTSLAVPVFKNFLLNLGWFYVVFGAVVIIGASNAVNLTDGLDGLAIVPVIFAAGAFALISYLVGNYVFAGYLNVHFVPRVGDVAVICAAIIGGGMGFLWYNAPPAKIFMGDTGSLALGGGLGAVAVTTKHEIVLAIVGGLFVMEALSVMIQVGYFKLTGKRVFLMAPIHHHFEKLGWAESTVVIRFWIIAALLAMIGLATLKLR from the coding sequence ATGTTTTACTGGCTTTACGAACAATATGCGGGGATGGCGAACCATATTCCGCTGCTGAACCTGCTGAAATATCTGACGGTGCGCATTGCGCTGGCGCTGGCGACGTCATGGATCGTGGCGGTGGCCCTGGGGTCGCGCTTCATCCGCTGGATGCGCTCCAAGCAGGGTAAGGGCCAGCCGATCCGCGAAGACGGCCCCGCCGGACACCTGCTGACCAAAAAAGGCACGCCGACCATGGGCGGGCTGATGATTCTGGCCGGTATTTTAGTGGCAACCCTGCTGTGGGCAGACCTTAGCAACCCGGCGGTCTGGGTCGTGCTGGGGGTGACGTTGGCGTTCGGGGGCTTGGGCTTCATCGACGACTACGCCAAGGTCACCAAACAATCGTCGGCCGGTTTATCATCGATCCAGAAGCTGATCGCGCAAACGGTTGTGGCGGTGATTGCCGTGTGGGTTTTGGTGGCGTTCGGGCCGCAATCACCAACCTCGCCGGAACTTCATACGTCCCTGGCTGTGCCGGTGTTCAAGAATTTCCTGCTTAATCTCGGCTGGTTCTATGTGGTGTTTGGCGCCGTGGTCATTATCGGCGCGTCCAATGCGGTCAACCTGACCGATGGGCTGGACGGTCTCGCGATCGTGCCGGTGATTTTTGCGGCAGGAGCGTTTGCGCTGATTTCCTACCTCGTCGGCAACTATGTGTTTGCCGGTTATCTTAACGTCCATTTTGTGCCGCGCGTCGGCGATGTGGCGGTGATCTGCGCGGCCATTATCGGCGGGGGTATGGGCTTTTTGTGGTACAATGCGCCACCAGCCAAGATATTCATGGGCGATACAGGATCGCTCGCTTTAGGCGGCGGTTTGGGCGCGGTTGCCGTGACCACCAAGCATGAGATCGTGCTGGCGATTGTCGGCGGCCTGTTTGTGATGGAAGCTTTGTCGGTCATGATTCAGGTCGGCTATTTCAAGCTGACGGGTAAGCGCGTGTTCCTGATGGCGCCGATCCACCACCATTTTGAGAAGCTAGGCTGGGCGGAATCGACAGTGGTTATTCGTTTCTGGATCATTGCGGCATTGCTGGCCATGATCGGTCTGGCGACGCTGAAGTTACGGTAA
- the murD gene encoding UDP-N-acetylmuramoyl-L-alanine--D-glutamate ligase, whose product MIPVKGFEGKRVAIFGLGRSGLTAARALKAGGAEPLLWDDKPQNMLAATKEGFTIENLKSADWSEIDALMLSPGVPLTHPEPHWSVVAANAANVPVLGDIELFARTINALPERKRPKTIAITGTNGKSTTTALIGHILKSAGKNVHVGGNIGIGVLDLPAIEPGSIYVIETSSYQLDLTHSFKPDVSVLMNFSPDHLDRHGDMDGYIKAKLRIFANQGPDETAVIGADDQWTQSVLTEMNSHPSVKLIPISARRTLGRGVYALNGMIYDATTDRAKAVFDLKTARSLVGRHNWQNACAAYSACKALGLSAEVIATGLKSFPGLDHRMQEVGRIGKVRFVNDSKATNADAARQAMSSYDQFYWIAGGRAKAGGVESLSDLFPRVKAAFLIGEAAELFEKTIGSAAPCVQSRHLFTAVAQAYAEAEKTGKPEVVLLSPACASFDQFPDFEARGDAFKDAVAEISKSIIAAS is encoded by the coding sequence TTGATTCCGGTTAAAGGTTTTGAAGGCAAACGGGTGGCCATTTTCGGTCTGGGGCGCTCAGGCTTAACCGCCGCGCGCGCGCTCAAGGCCGGTGGGGCTGAGCCGCTGTTGTGGGACGATAAGCCCCAGAACATGCTGGCCGCGACTAAAGAAGGCTTCACTATCGAGAACCTGAAATCCGCCGACTGGTCAGAGATTGATGCCCTGATGCTGTCGCCGGGGGTACCGCTGACCCACCCTGAGCCGCACTGGTCGGTGGTGGCGGCAAATGCCGCAAACGTGCCGGTGCTGGGCGATATCGAACTGTTTGCCCGCACCATCAATGCCTTGCCGGAGCGCAAACGCCCGAAAACCATCGCCATTACCGGCACCAACGGCAAATCTACGACCACGGCCCTGATTGGCCACATCCTGAAAAGCGCCGGGAAAAATGTCCATGTTGGCGGCAATATCGGCATTGGCGTGCTCGATCTGCCGGCGATTGAGCCGGGCAGTATCTATGTCATTGAAACCTCCAGCTACCAGCTTGACCTGACCCATAGTTTCAAGCCCGACGTGTCGGTGCTGATGAATTTTTCGCCGGATCATCTGGATCGTCACGGCGATATGGACGGCTATATCAAGGCCAAACTGCGCATTTTTGCTAATCAGGGGCCTGATGAGACGGCGGTGATCGGCGCGGACGATCAGTGGACGCAAAGCGTGCTGACCGAGATGAACTCTCATCCGTCGGTTAAGCTGATCCCGATTTCCGCGCGCCGGACCTTGGGGCGCGGGGTCTATGCCCTGAACGGCATGATCTATGACGCTACGACCGACCGCGCCAAGGCGGTGTTCGACCTGAAAACCGCCCGCTCACTGGTTGGGCGCCACAACTGGCAAAACGCCTGCGCGGCCTATAGTGCCTGTAAGGCGCTGGGGCTTTCGGCAGAGGTGATCGCGACGGGGCTAAAATCCTTTCCCGGCCTTGATCACCGCATGCAGGAAGTGGGGCGGATCGGGAAGGTGCGTTTCGTTAATGACTCCAAGGCGACCAATGCTGATGCGGCCCGTCAGGCTATGTCGAGCTATGATCAGTTTTACTGGATCGCCGGTGGCCGCGCCAAGGCCGGCGGGGTTGAGAGCCTGTCTGATCTGTTCCCGCGTGTGAAGGCGGCCTTTCTGATCGGGGAGGCGGCGGAATTGTTTGAAAAAACGATCGGATCGGCTGCGCCCTGTGTCCAGTCGCGCCACCTGTTTACCGCTGTGGCGCAGGCCTATGCCGAGGCCGAGAAAACCGGAAAGCCAGAGGTCGTGCTGCTGTCGCCCGCCTGTGCGTCCTTCGATCAGTTTCCGGATTTCGAAGCGCGCGGTGATGCGTTCAAGGACGCGGTGGCGGAGATATCAAAGTCGATTATTGCCGCCAGTTAA
- a CDS encoding FtsW/RodA/SpoVE family cell cycle protein: MATGFAQAFSRTDRRPMAMWWWTVDRATMVMVASLIIVGLLFSFSSSPVAAAKIGAHSPIYFTQRHILFAVAAISVMMAISMLSLKGVKRVSAAIYSVSILIMLLLPFIGHTSKGGQRWLNLGFFKLQPSEFLKPALIILIAWMFAEGQKGKGVPGVTIAFCLYVLAVALLLIQPDVGQSLLITIAFGACFFISGVPVRWIVGLGASVMAALVGLFFVQPHFRNRIMGFINPDGDKYQVNAGLSAISNGGLWGQGINEGTQKRFIPDLHTDFIYSVIGEEAGLFWSLAIILVFGIIVIRGLIKAMSMSDPFRQIATSGLYIMLGTQVFINISVNLGVIPPKGMTLPFISYGGSSLLAMGLTMGFILALTRKRSGELPVNDDKDPTKW, encoded by the coding sequence ATGGCCACCGGTTTCGCTCAGGCTTTTTCCCGCACCGACCGCAGGCCGATGGCCATGTGGTGGTGGACGGTTGACCGCGCCACCATGGTCATGGTCGCGTCGCTGATCATTGTCGGGCTGTTGTTTTCGTTCTCGTCATCGCCGGTGGCGGCGGCCAAGATCGGGGCGCATTCGCCGATCTATTTCACCCAGCGCCATATCCTGTTTGCTGTGGCGGCGATATCGGTGATGATGGCGATTTCCATGCTGTCACTGAAAGGCGTCAAGCGCGTCAGTGCCGCTATCTACAGCGTCTCGATCCTGATTATGCTGCTGCTGCCGTTCATCGGCCACACCTCAAAGGGTGGGCAGCGCTGGCTCAACCTCGGCTTTTTCAAGCTGCAACCGTCCGAGTTCCTCAAGCCCGCCTTGATAATCCTGATCGCCTGGATGTTTGCCGAAGGGCAAAAGGGCAAGGGCGTGCCGGGGGTGACCATCGCCTTTTGCCTTTATGTGCTGGCGGTGGCGCTGCTGCTTATTCAGCCGGATGTGGGGCAATCCCTGCTGATTACCATCGCGTTCGGAGCCTGTTTCTTTATCTCTGGCGTGCCGGTGCGCTGGATTGTCGGGCTGGGCGCCAGTGTCATGGCGGCCTTGGTTGGATTGTTTTTCGTGCAGCCGCACTTTCGCAACCGCATCATGGGCTTTATCAATCCGGACGGTGACAAATATCAGGTCAATGCGGGTCTATCGGCGATTTCCAACGGCGGTTTGTGGGGGCAGGGTATCAACGAAGGCACGCAAAAGCGCTTCATCCCCGACCTGCATACCGATTTTATCTATTCCGTGATCGGCGAAGAGGCGGGGTTATTCTGGTCGCTGGCGATCATTCTGGTCTTTGGGATCATCGTTATTCGCGGCCTGATCAAGGCCATGTCGATGAGCGATCCGTTCCGTCAGATCGCCACATCAGGCCTCTACATCATGTTGGGTACGCAGGTATTTATCAATATCAGCGTCAACTTAGGGGTTATTCCGCCAAAAGGCATGACCTTGCCGTTTATTTCTTATGGTGGGTCGTCCTTGCTGGCCATGGGCCTGACGATGGGCTTTATTCTGGCCCTGACCCGCAAGCGGTCAGGGGAATTGCCGGTCAATGACGACAAAGACCCGACCAAGTGGTAG
- the murG gene encoding undecaprenyldiphospho-muramoylpentapeptide beta-N-acetylglucosaminyltransferase — translation MFPAEALARELIDRGWRIVLASDTRGAVYAENFPAIERLSLEAATFKRGDIIGMIRAGIKIATGVLQARKAFARLKPDAVIGFGGYPSYPALIAAITRSDTTLIHEQNSVLGRSNRELVTRVDAVACAFPTLKMAPEALTGKVEVVGNPVRPDIRALFDKPYPDNFKPIRILVTGGSQGAKILSETVPQALALLPASLRIRLSVEQQTRAEQVDEAKKIYAEAGIEADIAPFFSNMAERLERAHLVIGRAGASTCCELAVAGKPSVLIPLKIAADNHQFYNAEVLKEAGGAIVINEDDADAETLAEAIKTLIDQPVRLKGMAVCARSVARADAAKRLADLVERTVAKKT, via the coding sequence ATGTTTCCGGCGGAAGCTCTGGCGCGGGAGCTGATTGATCGCGGCTGGCGGATCGTCTTGGCGTCGGATACGCGCGGTGCGGTTTATGCCGAGAATTTTCCGGCCATTGAACGGTTATCGCTGGAGGCGGCGACCTTTAAGCGCGGCGATATCATCGGCATGATCCGCGCAGGGATCAAGATCGCCACCGGCGTGCTTCAGGCCCGCAAAGCCTTTGCGCGCTTGAAACCTGATGCGGTTATTGGCTTTGGCGGTTACCCGTCCTATCCCGCCCTGATCGCCGCCATTACCCGCTCAGATACCACGCTGATCCACGAACAAAATTCGGTGCTGGGCCGTTCAAACCGCGAACTGGTGACTCGCGTCGATGCGGTCGCCTGTGCGTTCCCGACCTTGAAGATGGCCCCCGAAGCCCTGACCGGTAAGGTCGAGGTGGTCGGCAATCCGGTGCGCCCTGACATTCGCGCGCTTTTTGACAAACCCTATCCGGATAATTTCAAACCGATCCGGATTCTGGTCACCGGCGGCTCACAGGGGGCGAAGATCCTGTCGGAGACCGTGCCGCAGGCTCTGGCCCTGTTGCCTGCGTCGTTGCGGATACGCTTAAGTGTCGAACAGCAGACCCGCGCCGAACAGGTCGATGAAGCGAAAAAAATCTATGCCGAGGCGGGCATTGAGGCTGATATCGCGCCGTTTTTCAGCAATATGGCCGAACGTCTCGAGCGCGCCCATCTGGTCATTGGCCGGGCCGGGGCCTCGACCTGCTGTGAACTGGCGGTGGCCGGAAAACCGTCCGTCCTGATCCCGCTTAAGATCGCGGCGGATAATCATCAGTTCTACAATGCCGAAGTGCTGAAAGAAGCCGGTGGCGCGATTGTCATCAATGAAGACGACGCCGATGCCGAAACCCTGGCCGAGGCGATCAAGACCCTGATTGACCAGCCGGTGCGTCTCAAAGGCATGGCCGTCTGCGCACGGTCAGTCGCGCGCGCCGACGCTGCCAAACGGCTGGCCGATCTGGTCGAACGTACCGTGGCGAAAAAGACCTGA
- a CDS encoding AI-2E family transporter, translated as MSKHDSNGVTAGFIQRVLFILLIVALSALALKLVSIWLLIFGAIIVAVILRAVSEPLIRYLKVPEPVSILLALVILIAGLTGAFYFFGWQISRQIEDLWQQMPAAWDRLEVQINGTPTGTFVHEQIDSLGQKAGQLISMAPKIAGEVFATLANLVVAIVGGIFLAMRPGSYRDGIVMLFPKSQRALTKECLNDSGKSLQMWLLAQAFSMVLVGSLTAIGLSIVGVKSALALGLISGLAQFVPIVGPIVSAGPGLLLAGSEGLPTFLWALLIYVGVSQLESNVITPMVQKHVASIPTVVTLFAVIAFGTLLGPMGILFATPLTVVIYTLVLKLYVGKVLDDPLSAARSEPDIKEGKAPGIFGFLRGLEK; from the coding sequence ATGTCCAAGCATGACAGCAACGGCGTGACCGCGGGTTTCATTCAGCGTGTGCTGTTCATTTTGTTGATCGTGGCCTTAAGCGCATTGGCGCTCAAGCTGGTCAGCATCTGGCTTTTGATTTTTGGGGCGATCATTGTCGCGGTCATTTTGCGGGCTGTGTCCGAGCCGCTCATCCGTTATCTTAAAGTACCGGAACCTGTATCCATTTTGCTGGCGCTGGTGATTTTGATCGCGGGTTTAACCGGCGCGTTTTATTTCTTTGGCTGGCAGATATCGCGCCAGATCGAGGATCTGTGGCAACAGATGCCCGCGGCCTGGGACCGGCTTGAGGTTCAGATCAATGGTACGCCGACGGGCACGTTTGTGCATGAGCAGATCGATAGTCTGGGGCAAAAAGCCGGTCAGTTGATCTCTATGGCGCCCAAGATCGCCGGTGAGGTGTTCGCGACTCTGGCCAATCTGGTGGTGGCGATCGTCGGTGGTATATTTCTGGCCATGCGTCCGGGCAGCTATCGTGACGGCATTGTGATGCTGTTCCCCAAGTCGCAACGCGCCCTGACTAAGGAGTGCCTGAACGATAGTGGCAAATCCCTTCAGATGTGGTTGCTGGCTCAGGCGTTTTCTATGGTGCTGGTGGGGTCGCTGACCGCTATTGGCTTGTCGATTGTCGGCGTTAAGTCGGCGCTGGCGCTGGGGCTTATTTCGGGCTTGGCGCAGTTCGTGCCGATTGTGGGGCCCATCGTCTCCGCCGGACCGGGGCTGTTGCTGGCGGGGTCTGAGGGCCTGCCGACGTTTCTGTGGGCGCTGCTGATCTATGTCGGGGTGTCGCAACTGGAAAGCAATGTGATTACGCCTATGGTGCAAAAGCATGTCGCCTCGATCCCCACCGTTGTCACCCTGTTTGCGGTGATCGCGTTTGGCACTCTGCTGGGGCCGATGGGCATCCTGTTTGCCACCCCGCTGACGGTGGTGATCTACACGCTGGTGCTTAAGCTCTATGTGGGGAAGGTTCTGGATGATCCGCTGAGTGCCGCCCGCAGCGAACCGGACATCAAAGAGGGCAAAGCGCCGGGGATTTTCGGGTTTTTAAGGGGGCTTGAAAAGTAG